In Trichoplusia ni isolate ovarian cell line Hi5 chromosome 2, tn1, whole genome shotgun sequence, the DNA window GTACCACGTCAGCTTATGCAACGTAGCTCGCCCAGAACGAACCACGTATGGCACCAGCGTGGGAACCGACAATACGCGTTTTAGATAATTACACACCGCGCGACATTCGCTAGACGATTCCATTCAAAGAACGAAAACGGTAACGACTGCGCTTGTAAAGGACTATATTATTAGGCTGTTGACTTCAATGAATAGGGTCAATCAATAAGATGTAGCGGGATATATCGGAGCATAATGAAAGCAGTCTAGACCGCGGAGCTGAAATAGTCGTGCCATAAATATTCACCTGTAGTCCGCTCACTTGGCGGCGGATGTGCGCCAGCCCGCTGGGGTTGGCCGCCATACTGGCGAACACCAGCCTCTCCTCGTAGTCATATTCGCACAGGATCTTGTTGTCGCACAAGTAGAATCTGTCGCCGACGCAGAACCTGAAACAAAATTAGCTTTTAATATCGACAGTTGAAACAGCGGGTCCATGACCCAGTTGGCTATAATAAGAGCAGTAAAAATATACCCTTACATGATCTGAGTATCGATCTTAGTGAAAGTGTGAGTTACGTTTGTCCAATtgataatcttctaatatataaaattcccgtgtcacgatgttagttaccgtactcctatGAAAtgacttaaccgatttttaccaaattttatatgcgacaatcgactaacatctatttttaatacccctaagtgttaaagGTTggttacactaaaaaaaatattttattttttggacgaatttgtttgtttttattttttttataattttgcaacaaaaaaaatcagctaATCAACGTTTGCTGAGTCAGCTAGTGTGTTTATAAAAGACTATTATACTTTCtgctaaaataattgtttttatcaacATAAGCTTTTTCACAGGTTTATGAACAGTTAACGATAAAATACGATGCTGAGTGAATCCGGGCTCAATGGTCCCTTACCTGTGATTGCACTGCTGACAGGCGAAGCATTCTAAATGGTAAACGAAACTCTTTGCTCGCATCACCATTTCGAAGGCGGGAATGACTTTGTTGCAGGCCACACAGTTGCCTGTGGCACCGAATAACCTGTTAAAAACAACAAGGCTATAAAAAAGAGATACTAACGAGTTATAAATACCGAAAGCACTTTACAAGGCTTTTAAGCGAAAAAAAGCTAATAAGTAGGTTCGATTACCTAAGGTAGTCTCTTTTGCAGAGCATGAGGTCTGCTTTGTAGTATAGTTTGGAGCCGACTTCTCCTAGACGACAGTCGCAGCATCCGCACTTCAGGCAGTCCTCGTGCCAAAACCGTTCCATCGCCTTCAGGAGGAATCTCTCGGTGATGACCTTCCCGCACTGGGCGCACAGCCGCGCGCCCCCCGTGCTCCCCGTCACAGTACTGTTGACACTAAGCCCGTACTTGTTGTCATCCTGTTGACCTGTTAACAAAGCATAAATCTCCATTAACCAACGAACATTATGGAAAGTTAATTA includes these proteins:
- the LOC113508368 gene encoding LIM domain only protein 3-like, which codes for MIRDPPAMHKPDNANSQQDDNKYGLSVNSTVTGSTGGARLCAQCGKVITERFLLKAMERFWHEDCLKCGCCDCRLGEVGSKLYYKADLMLCKRDYLRLFGATGNCVACNKVIPAFEMVMRAKSFVYHLECFACQQCNHRFCVGDRFYLCDNKILCEYDYEERLVFASMAANPSGLAHIRRQVSGLQSPTSGGYVAGVAGCGGGAAAGGALVDKDAAGCVGADDASSGYGSPPDPDVCDAAR